A single window of Methanothermobacter marburgensis str. Marburg DNA harbors:
- a CDS encoding thiamine pyrophosphate-dependent enzyme, which translates to MIARRHPVEMGLEGRSSHTVPELLSMTRERRRESYRAELRELRARWLDLLESEIDPSSRPIRPQYIMAVLNDLLDQGAVIALDVGENGWWFGRNFQMRGTQRLIFSGYLGSMGFGLPAAIAAQLEFPDREVACITGDGGFSMVMAEFLTAVKYHLPVRVFVLNNRSLGMIMQEQLVEGFPTWQTELQNFDFAEFAENCGGRGIQVTEPDKLEDAVSDALGTDGPVVVDIETDPRRFI; encoded by the coding sequence CACCCGGTTGAGATGGGCCTCGAGGGTAGATCATCACACACAGTACCTGAGCTTCTCTCCATGACCCGTGAGAGGAGGAGGGAGTCCTACAGGGCAGAGCTCAGGGAACTCAGGGCAAGGTGGCTGGATCTTCTTGAATCTGAAATCGACCCATCCTCAAGGCCCATAAGGCCACAGTACATAATGGCTGTCCTCAATGACCTCCTTGATCAGGGGGCAGTCATAGCACTTGACGTTGGTGAGAACGGCTGGTGGTTTGGAAGGAACTTCCAGATGAGGGGCACACAGAGGCTCATCTTCTCGGGGTACCTTGGTTCAATGGGTTTCGGGCTTCCAGCTGCTATTGCAGCGCAGCTGGAGTTCCCTGACAGGGAGGTTGCATGTATAACAGGTGATGGAGGGTTTTCCATGGTCATGGCTGAATTTCTCACCGCGGTTAAGTACCATCTCCCTGTGAGGGTCTTCGTACTCAACAACAGGAGCCTCGGGATGATAATGCAGGAGCAGCTGGTTGAGGGTTTTCCCACCTGGCAGACCGAACTGCAGAACTTTGACTTCGCAGAGTTCGCTGAGAACTGTGGCGGTCGGGGAATCCAGGTCACCGAACCAGACAAACTGGAGGATGCTGTTTCAGATGCCCTCGGAACAGATGGACCGGTTGTCGTGGACATCGAAACCGATCCGAGGCGCTTCATCTGA
- a CDS encoding ABC transporter ATP-binding protein → MNVLELHGIEKTYRDVRVLDDVNLEVREGETLGIIGPTGAGKSTLLRIINLLERPDSGEIIFQGENVAEKREVDVRRRMGMVFQNTPVFRGTVRESILYGPHVRGMKPEAREVREVLELVGLEDASRKTTELSGGERQRLALAQVLINRPELVLLDEATSSLDPVSTRRMEEVIAGLDVTVVLTTHDLIQGQKLSDRIAILNRRILQVGEPAEVFRRPASRFVAEFVGAENILRGSARVTPDGVTLIECDGVSIYSSEEAEGMVSATVRPEDITVSWGRVESSALNQLRGTVKAIRDSGTLQELEVRCGDETLTVHMTARSLHDMGITTGSEVWLEFKASAVHVIR, encoded by the coding sequence ATGAATGTGCTTGAACTCCACGGGATAGAAAAGACCTACCGGGACGTGAGGGTTCTGGATGATGTGAATCTTGAGGTCAGGGAGGGTGAGACCCTGGGGATCATAGGGCCCACAGGGGCAGGGAAATCCACACTTCTACGTATAATAAACCTCCTTGAAAGGCCTGACAGTGGCGAGATAATCTTCCAGGGCGAGAATGTGGCTGAGAAGAGGGAGGTGGATGTCAGGAGAAGGATGGGCATGGTATTCCAGAACACCCCCGTATTCCGGGGTACCGTGAGGGAGAGCATCCTCTACGGTCCCCATGTGAGGGGAATGAAACCAGAGGCCAGGGAGGTCCGGGAGGTCCTTGAACTGGTGGGCCTTGAGGACGCCTCAAGGAAAACCACTGAACTGTCTGGTGGTGAGAGGCAGCGCCTGGCCCTTGCCCAGGTACTCATAAACCGGCCTGAACTTGTGCTCCTGGATGAGGCAACATCGAGCCTTGACCCTGTATCCACAAGGAGGATGGAGGAGGTCATAGCTGGGCTTGACGTTACGGTGGTACTCACAACCCATGACCTCATCCAGGGCCAGAAGCTCTCTGACAGGATAGCCATACTCAACAGGAGGATCCTCCAGGTGGGTGAACCAGCTGAGGTGTTCAGGAGGCCTGCGAGCAGGTTCGTTGCAGAGTTCGTGGGTGCAGAGAACATACTGAGGGGAAGTGCCAGGGTAACCCCCGACGGTGTAACCCTCATAGAATGCGATGGCGTGAGTATCTACTCGTCAGAGGAGGCCGAGGGCATGGTTTCAGCCACCGTGAGACCCGAGGATATAACCGTATCCTGGGGGAGGGTGGAGTCAAGTGCACTGAACCAGCTCCGGGGGACCGTGAAGGCGATACGTGATTCAGGCACCCTGCAGGAACTTGAGGTCAGGTGTGGTGATGAGACACTAACTGTCCACATGACAGCAAGGTCACTCCACGATATGGGGATCACCACAGGCTCAGAGGTCTGGCTTGAATTCAAGGCATCCGCGGTCCATGTAATCAGATGA
- a CDS encoding ABC transporter permease, producing MNEILTGFLRAIELMASLDPELIDITARTLMISVSSTVLASLIAVPVAAMIDLQDFRGKRALLNIIQTLYSIPTVLVGLFVFLLISRSGPLGPLNLLFTPAGMVLGQTILILPLVTGFSITALRSVKPELRDLARSLGATEFQVMLRVLEEARYAVMAAIILGFGRAISEVGVAIMLGGNIRGFTRVITTAISLETSRGNLELSIALGIILLIISLAVNTVLNHFQEK from the coding sequence TTGAATGAGATACTAACTGGATTCTTAAGGGCCATTGAACTCATGGCATCACTTGACCCTGAACTCATTGACATAACAGCAAGAACCCTCATGATCTCAGTCTCATCCACGGTCCTGGCATCTCTAATTGCAGTTCCGGTGGCGGCGATGATTGACCTGCAGGATTTCAGAGGAAAGAGGGCCCTCCTTAACATCATACAGACCCTCTACAGCATCCCCACGGTACTTGTGGGCCTCTTTGTATTCCTCCTCATCTCACGCTCAGGGCCACTGGGTCCGCTCAACCTCCTCTTCACACCTGCCGGCATGGTACTCGGCCAGACCATACTCATCCTCCCGCTGGTCACAGGTTTCAGCATCACAGCCCTCAGAAGTGTTAAACCGGAGCTCAGGGACCTTGCAAGATCCCTGGGCGCCACCGAGTTCCAGGTTATGCTGAGGGTCCTGGAGGAGGCAAGGTACGCTGTCATGGCAGCCATCATACTGGGATTCGGGAGGGCAATCTCAGAGGTCGGGGTCGCCATAATGCTCGGTGGAAACATAAGGGGCTTCACAAGGGTCATAACAACCGCCATATCACTTGAAACCTCAAGGGGAAACCTTGAACTATCAATAGCCCTGGGGATAATACTCCTCATCATATCACTGGCCGTTAACACAGTACTGAACCATTTCCAGGAGAAATAG
- a CDS encoding extracellular solute-binding protein, with protein sequence MEKKYVAMAALIAVIIGAAIYGISDNGNRQILRISTTTSLEDTGLLESVEAAFEKKYPDIDVQIVSGGTGIALERGKRGDADLVIVHDRTREKEFIKEGYGTGRYPFAYNYFYIVGPKSDPANISEAKSAEDAFRRILEAAARNPSVKFVSRGDNSGTNSREIKIWKNVTDYNATVNGSAWYIETGSGMGDTLRVADQKGAYTLTDSGTYLAYRSNITLVTYLTQDKALLNVYAAIPVNPEKVSGVNSVAAEKFVDFLLSDECQKLIADYGKDKYGQSLFTALFGGDEPKS encoded by the coding sequence ATGGAGAAAAAATACGTTGCTATGGCGGCTCTTATTGCAGTGATCATAGGGGCAGCCATTTATGGGATATCAGACAATGGAAACAGGCAGATACTCAGAATATCCACAACAACAAGCCTGGAAGATACAGGGCTCCTTGAGAGTGTGGAGGCAGCATTCGAGAAAAAATACCCTGACATCGATGTGCAGATAGTTTCAGGTGGTACGGGTATAGCCCTTGAGCGGGGAAAAAGGGGCGACGCCGACCTCGTCATAGTGCACGACAGAACCAGGGAGAAGGAGTTCATAAAGGAGGGTTACGGTACAGGAAGATACCCCTTCGCCTACAATTACTTCTACATTGTGGGACCAAAGAGTGACCCCGCGAATATCAGTGAAGCTAAATCTGCAGAGGACGCATTCAGGAGGATCCTTGAGGCAGCAGCCAGAAACCCCTCTGTGAAATTCGTATCAAGGGGGGACAACTCAGGCACCAATTCAAGGGAGATAAAGATCTGGAAAAACGTAACAGACTACAACGCAACAGTCAATGGATCAGCATGGTACATTGAAACCGGGAGCGGAATGGGGGACACACTCAGGGTTGCAGACCAGAAGGGCGCCTACACACTCACAGATTCAGGCACATACCTTGCCTACAGAAGCAACATCACACTTGTGACATACCTCACACAGGATAAGGCGCTACTGAATGTCTATGCAGCAATACCCGTGAACCCAGAGAAGGTGAGTGGTGTGAACAGCGTGGCTGCAGAGAAATTTGTTGACTTCCTCCTGAGCGATGAGTGCCAGAAACTCATAGCAGATTACGGAAAGGATAAATACGGTCAGTCACTCTTCACAGCCCTCTTTGGAGGGGATGAACCAAAAAGCTAA
- a CDS encoding ATP cone domain-containing protein, with translation MNVIKRRGSREAYDPSKIRASLEKAAIDAGYSPEEKREIIEKVYQTVTEKIKGEEEIKTDTIRMCLLTELDKCEPYIARSWRRFEKKYKG, from the coding sequence ATGAATGTGATAAAGAGAAGGGGTTCCAGGGAGGCCTACGACCCATCAAAGATACGGGCCTCACTTGAGAAGGCTGCCATTGATGCAGGTTACAGTCCTGAGGAGAAGAGGGAGATCATTGAGAAGGTCTACCAGACCGTTACAGAGAAGATAAAGGGTGAGGAGGAGATCAAAACCGATACCATAAGGATGTGCCTTTTAACCGAGCTTGATAAGTGCGAGCCCTACATTGCAAGGTCTTGGAGAAGATTTGAGAAGAAGTATAAGGGTTAG